The following are from one region of the Fusarium verticillioides 7600 chromosome 1, whole genome shotgun sequence genome:
- a CDS encoding mitochondrial-processing peptidase subunit beta, with amino-acid sequence MASRRLALNLSRGLRNRAGLSAAAPFTRGFATPSTVGKTQTSTLKNGLTVATEHSPFAQTSTVGVWIDAGSRAETDETNGTAHFLEHLAFKGTAKRTQQQLELEIENMGGHLNAYTSRENTVYFAKAFNSDVPQCVDILSDILQNSKLEESAIERERDVILRESEEVEKQVEEVVFDHLHATAFQHQPLGRTILGPRQNIRDITRKELTDYIKNNYTADRMVLVGAGGIPHEQLVELAEKHFSGLPSSAPQTSAYLASKQKADFMGSDVRVRDDGMPTANIALAVEGVSWNSEDYFTALVAQAIVGNYDKAVGQAPHQGSKLSGWVHKHDLANSFMSFSTSYNDTGLWGIYLVSDKPDRVDDLVHFAIREWMRLCTNVSAAETERAKAQLKASILLSLDGTTAVAEDIGRQLVTTGRRMAPNEIERKIDAITEKDIMDFANRKLWDRDIAVSAVGTIEGLFDYQRLRNTMKPKF; translated from the exons ATGGCGTCCCGGAGACTGGCTTTGAACCTCTCGCGAGGTCTGCGAAACCGTGCTGGTCTTTCGGCCGCCGCTCCTTTCACACGAGGCTTTGCCACCCCCTCTACTGTCGGCAAGACTCAGACTTCGACTCTAAAGAATGGATTGACT GTCGCTACCGAGCACTCGCCCTTTGCGCAAACGTCGACCGTCGGTGTCTGGATCGATGCCGGTTCCCGGGCTGAGACTGACGAGACCAACGGTACCGCCCACTtccttgagcatctcgctTTCAAG GGTACTGCAAAGCGAACTCAGCAGCAATTGGAGTTGGAGATTGAGAACATGGGTGGTCACCTGAACGCCTACACTTCG CGCGAGAACACCGTCTACTTCGCCAAGGCTTTCAACTCTGATGTTCCCCAGTGTGTCGATATCCTCTCCGATATTCTCCAGAACTCCAAGCTCGAGGAGTCCGCCATCGAGCGTGAGCGCGACGTTATTCTCCGAGAGTccgaggaggttgagaagcaggttgaggaggttgttTTCGATCACCTCCATGCTACTGctttccagcaccagcccCTTGGCCGCACTATCCTTGGCCCTCGACAGAACATCCGCGACATCACCCGAAAAGAGCTCACCGActacatcaagaacaactacACTGCTGACCGTATGGTTCTCGTTGGTGCCGGTGGCATCCCTCACGAGCAGCTCGTCGAGCTCGCTGAGAAGCACTTCTCCGGCCTTCCCTCAAGTGCTCCCCAGACCAGCGCCTACCTTGCCTCCAAGCAGAAGGCTGACTTCATGGGTTCTGACGTCCGTGTCCGAGATGACGGCATGCCTACTGCTAACATAGCCCTCGCTGTTGAGGGTGTCAGCTGGAACTCTGAGGACTACTTCACTGCTCTTGTCGCTCAGGCTATTGTTGGCAACTACGACAAGGCTGTTGGCCAGGCTCCCCACCAgggcagcaagctcagcGGCTGGGTCCATAAGCACGACCTTGCTAACAGCTTCATGAGCTTCTCCACTAGCTACAACGACACTGG TCTTTGGGGTATCTACCTTGTTTCCGACAAGCCTGACCGAGTTGACGACCTCGTCCACTTCGCTATCCGTGAGTGGATGCGCCTCTGCACCAACGTCAGCGCCGCTGAGACCGAGCGTGCCAAGgctcagctcaaggcctCCATCCTCCTATCACTCGATGGCACCACAGCGGTTGCTGAGGACATTGGCCGACAGCTCGTGACCACTGGCCGCCGCATGGCCCCTAACGAGATTGAGCGAAAGATTGATGCTATCACCGAGAAGGATATCATGGACTTCGCCAACCGAAAACTTTGGGATCGGGATATTGCTGTTAGCGCTGTTGGAACTATTGAGGGTCTCTTTGACTACCAGAGACTTCGCAACACCATGAAGCCCAagttttga
- a CDS encoding histidine biosynthesis trifunctional protein produces METTLPLPFLVSIGSPDGQATNDGLTRHEIALLGAPFYEIASKDWGRPSAGTNVHMDATGLSDPGDVIALLDGGVRTVFVASESYSEYTEYGARAIPTVSSLDISTASKNGLLVKDFDISSSDVDKFIKEASAKKIKSLYIKPAPKTDIEKFIEIAKKANAIPIIPSTRLTTDRNDSGRLLLSKVIASYWKSDRPDGLIPTVVTDDAGIALGLAYTSEESILEALRTQTGVYQSRKRGLWVKGLTSGDTQELLRIGLDCDNDTLKFVVNQNGRFCHLQQFGCFGDLKGISALEQTLKSRKESAPEGSYTARLFSDEKLLRAKIMEEAEELCDGKTKENIAFEAADLIYFALTKAVGAGVSLADIEANLDAKSLKVKRRTGNAKGKWAEKEGIEIDAAPGKPSQPAAEKPADGRIAMERVDASKISKADLVEKLKRPSQKSPDAILKIIQPIIEDVRTGGDKAVLSYTHKFEKATSLTSPVLKAPFPKELMDISPETIEAIDVSFENIRKFHSAQQEEKSLQVETMPGIVCSRFSRPIERVGLYIPGGTAVLPSTALMLGVPAMVAGCQKIVFASPPRSDGRITPEIVYVAHKVGAESIVLAGGAQAVAALAYGTESVTKVDKILGPGNQFVTAAKMHVSNDTNAGCGIDMPAGPSEVLVVADKDANPSFVASDLLSQAEHGVDSQVILLAVGLNEQELQAIEDEVHKQALALPRVDIVRGSIAHSVTVQVKDIEEAMRISNEYAPEHLILQIKDAEKAVDHVMNAGSVFIGHWTPESVGDYSAGVNHSLPTYGFAKQYSGVNLGSFQKHITSSNLTAEGLKNVGTAVMQLAKVEELEAHRRAVEIRLNYLKQQQ; encoded by the exons ATGGAGACGACTCTACCACTGCCATTCTTGGTGAGTATTGGCAGCCCCGATGGACAGGCTACCAATGATGGCCTCACTCGTCATGAGATTGCCCTTCTGGGAGCTCCTTTCTATGAGATAGCTTCTAAGGATTGGGGTCGCCCCAGTGCCGGAACCAATGTTCACATGGATGCCACGGGTTTAAGTGACCCAGGCGATGTGATTGCGTTGCTCGATGGCGGGGTTCGAACGGTTTTTGTTGCTTCAGAGTCCTACTCTGAGTACACAGAATATGGCGCAAGAGCCATTCCCACTGTTTCTTCCCTTGACATTTCCACAGCTTCCAAAAATGGTCTATTAGTAAAAGATTTCGACATTTCATCGAGCGACGTCGACAAGTTTATTAAGGAAGcatcagccaagaagatcaagagcctTTACATTAAGCCAGCTCCTAAGACCGATATCGAAAAGTTCATCGAaatcgccaagaaggccaatgCAATCCCTATCATCCCTTCTACAAGGTTGACGACCGACAGGAACGATTCGGGTCGATTATTGTTATCTAAGGTTATCGCATCATACTGGAAATCCGATCGACCTGACGGCCTTATCCCTACTGTGGTTACCGATGATGCCGGGATCGCGTTGGGTCTCGCCTATACCAGCGAGGAGAGTATTCTGGAGGCTCTCAGAACACAAACCGGAGTCTACCAGAGTCGCAAACGTGGTCTTTGGGTGAAGGGACTTACTTCTGGTGACACCCAGGAACTGTTGCGAATTGGTCTCGACTGTGACAACGACACTCTCAAATTTGTGGTTAATCAGAATGGCCGTTTCTGCCACCTCCAGCAGTTTGGCTGCTTTGGAGACCTCAAAGGCATTTCAGCACTCGAACAGACACTCAAGTCACGCAAAGAGTCTGCCCCTGAGGGTTCTTACACGGCCCGCTTATTCTccgatgagaagcttctgcgAGCAAAGATTAtggaggaagcagaggagCTTTGCGATGGCAAGACCAAAGAGAACATCGCTTTCGAAGCTGCTGATTTGATCTACTTTGCTTTAACTAAGGCTGTTGGCGCAGGTGTTAGCCTCGCAGACATTGAGGCTAATCTGGAcgccaagagcttgaaggtcAAGCGTAGAACAGGCAATGCCAAGGGCAAGTGGGCAGAGAAGGAGGGTATCGAGATCGATGCAGCCCCCGGGAAGCCCTCAcagccagcagcagagaaaCCAGCTGATGGACGTATTGCTATGGAGCGAGTTGATGcctcaaagatctccaaggCTGATCTCGtagagaagctcaagagacCATCTCAGAAATCCCCCgacgccatcttgaagattATTCAGCCTATCATCGAGGACGTGCGAACTGGCGGCGACAAGGCTGTTCTATCTTACACCCacaagtttgagaaggcCACTTCATTGACATCGCCTGTGCTGAAGGCTCCCTTCCCCAAGGAGCTTATGGATATCTCGCCTGAGACCATTGAAGCTATTGACGTCTCTTTTGAGAATATTCGAAAGTTCCACTCTGCACAGCAGGAGGAAAAGTCTCTCCAGGTTGAGACAATGCCTGGCATTGTCTGTAGCCGCTTCTCGAGACCCATTGAGCGAGTCGGTCTTTACATCCCTGGTGGAACTGCTGTTCTTCCCAGTACTGCTCTGATGCTTGGAGTTCCAGCTATGGTGGCTGGTTGCCAGAAGATTGTATTTGCCTCCCCTCCTAGATCTGATGGTCGCATTACCCCTGAAATTGTCTACGTTGCTCACAAGGTCGGTGCTGAGAGCATTGTATTGGCAGGTGGTGCTCAGGCTGTTGCCGCTTTGGCTTATGGTACGGAGAGTGTCACCAAGGTTGACAAGATTCTTGGACCTGGTAACCAATTTGTGACTGCGGCCAAGATGCACGTCAGCAACGACACCAATGCTGGCTGCGGTATTGACATGCCAGCTGGACCCTCTgaggttcttgttgttgccGACAAGGATGCCAACCCTTCTTTTGTTGCCTCTgatcttctttctcaagccGAACATGGTGTCGATAGCCAAGTCATTCTGCTTGCTGTTGGCCTCAACGAGCAGGAGCTCCAGGCTATCGAGGACGAAGTTCACAAACAAGCacttgctcttcctcgtgTCGATATCGTCCGAGGATCCATTGCTCACTCTGTCACTGTTCAGGTCAAGGACATTGAAGAGGCCATGCGCATCAGCAACGAGTATGCCCCTGAACACCTCATCCTCCAAATCAAGGATGCCGAGAAAGCTGTTGATCATGTCATGAACGCTGGCAGTGTGTTTATTGGTCACTGGACCCCTGAGAGTGTTGGCGACTACTCTGCTGGTGTCAACCACTCTTTGC CTACTTATGGATTCGCCAAGCAGTACTCTGGCGTCAACTTGGGCTCGTTCCAGAAGCACATTACAAGCTCCAACCTTACTGCTGAAGGTCTCAAGAATGTTGGTACCGCCGTCATGCAACTggccaaggtcgaggagcttgaggctcatAGAAGGGCTGTGGAGATCCGACTCAACTATTTGAAGCAACAGCAGTAG
- a CDS encoding transcription initiation factor TFIID subunit 9B encodes MSSSQPQVNGVPASSASTSQPLPSTQTTAAASSQTAAAASQNAPPPAPSTTAPRPRDSRLIELLLTSQGVTAYEPRVPLLLLDFAYRHTSSVLSDALHLSGDPYVTQAGSKPSANAGAISAPAGDAAVTANAVKLAIAARLSYQFRGGNAGGGISKDYMQELARERNKVALPKIVPSEWGVRLPSERFVLSGTSWGLKDVWDEEDEEEEEQGGDAMEGIEGPEPEDIGGDGVEGGTVEDMFGEDVDEEMAEEG; translated from the coding sequence atgtcatcaagCCAACCCCAAGTAAACGGGGTTCCTGCCTCATCGGCAAGCACTTCGCAACCATTACCAAGCACACAAACCACGGCGGCCGCTTCTAGCCAAACTGCTGCTGCAGCCTCACAGAACGcacctcctccagcgccatcaacaaccgcCCCTCGACCGCGCGACTCAAGGCTTATCGAACTACTGCTCACATCGCAAGGCGTCACCGCTTATGAGCCACGCGTtcccctcctccttctcgactTCGCCTACCGCCATACCTCATCTGTTCTTAGCGATGCGCTACATCTTTCCGGCGACCCATATGTCACACAAGCCGGCTCCAAACCATCAGCAAATGCTGGAGCAATCTCAGCACCTGCAGGCGACGCTGCAGTCACCGCCAATGCCGTTAAGCTCGCCATCGCTGCGCGACTCAGCTATCAGTTCCGCGGAGGAAACGCAGGCGGGGGGATTAGCAAAGATTACATGCAAGAACTTGCGCGCGAACGCAACAAGGTAGCACTGCCTAAAATTGTGCCCAGTGAATGGGGTGTGCGACTACCAAGCGAACGATTCGTCCTGAGTGGCACAAGTTGGGGACTGAAGGATGTatgggatgaagaggatgaagaggaagaggaacaAGGAGGTGATGCCATGGAGGGCATTGAGGGTCCCGAGCCTGAAGATATCGGCGGAGATGGGGTTGAGGGTGGGACAGTAGAGGATATGTTTGGTGAGGATgtcgacgaggagatggctgagGAGGGCTAG